Part of the Brassica napus cultivar Da-Ae unplaced genomic scaffold, Da-Ae ScsIHWf_1048;HRSCAF=1468, whole genome shotgun sequence genome is shown below.
CTTTGCTTCTTGTGGACGGTGTCTCGTCCATATGTGCGCTCGATTTCCGAATGGATGAATGGGGAGTGGACGTGGCCTTGACTGGCTCGCAAAAAGCCTTATCTCTGCCAACAGGCCTTGGGATTGTGTGCGCCAGTCCAAAAGCTTTGGAAGCAACCAAACTTCAAAGTCTCTCAAAGTCTTCTTTGATTGGAATGACTATCTCAAGTTTTACAAGCTCGGAACATATTGGCCATATACACCTTCCATTCAACTCCTATACGGTCTGAGAGCTGCCCTTGATCTTATCTTTGAGGAAGGACTTGATAATGTCATTGCCCGTCACGCTCGTTTGGGAAAGGCCACCAGGTAATTAAGTTTATAGCTTTGTGACCGACCATATCAATACAATTTAAACAGCAACCCTTTTCCTAAAAAGTGCCTTTGGTTTGCTTATAATATTAAGTGGTACCATTATGGATCTACTTATTATGTATAACTAGAAACAAATAATCGACCCAATTAATACATCTATTTACCTATAACGACATAAATAGTTAATCTTCATATCATCCCTCACAAAAATTTAGGAACCACTAGCTCTTACAATATCATTGCTATACTATATATACATTGTTATGAAAAATATAgcataaaataatagaatacgAGGATTATCCAATGTAATTATTCATGTAACTAGGTTGCAAATATTTTAATCTTTCTTCTAATGGGATTTTAACAAGAAAACAAATCCAGTGAAATTTAGTTTAGTTCTCTTTCAAAATtctaatgattttgaatatctATGGATTTCCGATTTGAAGCCATTTGGAAGTAAGTGGAGAGGCctatataaattaaatgatCTCTGATTACGATGTGAAATATCTCAAACAAGAGACTTTTAGCACACCAATTGAGCTACAACTAAAAGTTTGTTTGTTAATATGATCATGTATACGTAGGCTGGCGGTGGAAGCGTGGGGCCTGAAAAACTGTACACAGAAGGAGGAGTGGATAAGTAACACAGTGACAGCAGTCGTCGTGCCACCGAATATAGACAGTACGGAGATTGTGAAAAGGGCGTGGAAAAGGTACAACCTAAGTCTTGGTCTTGGTCTCAACAAAGTGGCGGGAAAAGTTTTCAGAATTGGGCACCTTGGAAACCTTAATGAGGTACGTTTGTAATACAGTTTTTGATTAATATGATCACACTTTAATCACAGTACCCATTAACACGCAGTTGCAACTTCTTGGGTGTTTGGCTGGAGTGGAGATGATACTGAAGGATGTTGGGTACCCGATAGTATTGGAAGTGGAGTTGCAGCTGCCTCTACTTATCTTCAGCACCACATCCCTCTCATTCCTTCTAGGATCTAATTCATATCCCTGTGTTCTCTGTCTTTCTTCTCTCCTCTCAATGTATAACAAAactctttgttttctcttttctccacttcttttatatattactaaattaTCTATCTTTTATGTGCAATTATTTCCAACAAACTTATTAAAAAAGGTCAAATGTATTTCTTATTCACAAATAACTTCATTTCGATACGTTCACTTTAGTGGATACACTGTTAGTGGATCCAAACTCGACCACTCCCTCCGTTTGAGTTCTTTCACACCCATTTGGTGCAAAGAAGTCCAGAGgcagtcattttaaaaaatagttgagATGTTGTATCagtaaaaatcattaaattttttaacacTTTTATTATCACTTAAGCATTGTTTAGAATTCTTATAATCtatttataagcctttaaaactaatttataaatctttatacttaatataacttagaaatcttaaattatttgatttgacAATAGTGATATAAGAAAACTTGTGTCTTATATTTCTAttgccaaatatcaaatatcaataatttaatattttaagctATATTACGTTTTAAGTAATGTTGAAGATAATTAATTTATGAagtcaatttttatatttagagtAGGACGGCAGCTGTTTTTTCATGCTTACACGATTTTTGGTTTTCGGATCATACCTTCCTCCTACCTCCTAGAAAATAATGATGGGttattcttcttctccttgatTTAAGAAATAATATGTTGTACTCATATCATATTGATCAATAAAACAATATCTTTGATTTATTCTTCTTGCTTTATTGTTTTACTCTATGTTCCCATAATATCACAAATATCCCTACATTATCTTACCCTAACAAGTAGCATGaattataaaaacttataaaatcaCAGTTAAGTTTTATTAATCATTTGTAAAAGTATGCAAATATTTATAAAGCTCTATAAACCAGTTATAAGACTGATTAAGCaatgtataaaattttataaattagttttatatgcTTATAAGTCGATTATAAGAGTTTTAAGCAATGCATGTGTGATGATgactgttttaaaatattaataattgttaGTGGTAAAACCCATCAACTATTTTTCAATCAAAAGAAAACCTCTcaactaagttttcaacattataaatcatcaactaagttttcaacattataaaccctcaacttataaaTCATTAACGTATGTCTGTCATGGTGTTTTAGACGTATGGTGAGAGAtgttaacaaaaataaagttGAGATTTCGAATCTTTAGTTGACGAGTTATTTTACGACCCAATTTTAGTTGATGGGTTTTATTATCAAAAACTCTTTTAACTTATAATCAACTGCCATACCTAACGAAAGTGCAGCATACAAATACTATATTCCGAAGCCACAAAATGATACTGTTACGGAAAATGAAATTTGTTACCAAATTTGTCTTGCAAAAATAGTGTGTTTCCCATCCTTCCCTCTGTCACAACATCAGTCACATCAGCAGCTCTTTTATTTAGCTAACGGTTGGCTGTAACCAGCACATTAGCTAGGAAAACTAAAATTGCAGTAGAATTTAAGGTTAGAGGAGACTGCGGACATTTTTAGAGTTGTTTCATCCAAGAACTTAAACTCGTACACTTTGCGTTATCTTTTATTCTACTTGCAATTATTTACACTATATGAACTCATAAAaatgtatttctattttgtgGACTTAAGTCGATCTCTAATCTTAAAGATACCAACAATCTAAAACTCTGTATTTAATCAGAAAGTAGCAATGCCATAAACCTCAAAAGATAATAGAATAGAAATCTATAAATATCGCAAGaagattaatgaaaaaaatagtaGTCAAGGGAAAGTGACCCAATTGTTTCGGTGttctaaaataacaaaactaaaacaagaaattaataaacaaaaaagaaaaaaaaatctttttttgctTATCATTATTTTTGGGTGCCTTTGTCAAATATTTGCTTTTCCATTTTCACCTTCATGCATTGCTTTCCTTCGTCGTCCCCTCCAAGGACGACGACGGATCTGTCTTTGCATCCACCgaaataataaatttcatcTTCTCTATTTCCTTTGGTTTTACAGATATAGTTTTACCAAGGAAAAAATGTCTTTTCTTGCGCCTTGTCAAATTTTGGAGATGAATATTATATCTGCCCAAGAATTGGCGCCAGTGGCACGGTGTATGAAAACATATGCGGTAGCTTGGATTGACCCCGAGCGTAAACTAACGACTCGGGTAGACAATACGGGCGGAACAAGCCCTACATGGAATGACAAGTTTGTGTTTCGCCTAGATGAGGAAGCACTCTACGATGGGACATCAATAGTTGTTATAGAAATCTACGCATTGCATTGGTTCAAAGATATTCATGTTGGAACGGTACAAACGTTGATCAGCGATCTTGTGAACCCTTCTTCCGGTATGAGATTCGTTACCCTCGAGGTTCTCCGTGCGTCAGGCCGCCCTCACGGCCTCCTGAACATTGCCGTCGGGCTCATCGATAACTCGGGCCAAAGCATGCCTCTTTTGTTCGAAGAAGATTTGATGTTTCACAAGACAAACATAACTTCGAAACCTGTAGGGCTTCGACGTTCCAAAAGTGATACAAGCTCAATGGTGGAATCACCGAGGAAGAAGGTGACGCAACAACAAACCACCCGTGTGAGTTCTACTACAAACTCAGGTTTTGAGAAAGATGAGTTTTCATCTGATTCTCAGATGGTTGTGTATGAGCCTGCACAAAGAAAGACGCCAAATACAATGTCGAGGCAAACAAAGCATATCGTGCATGGGACACCGATGAGGCCAAGGAACACGAATGCATATACTCCCAAAAGGAACAGTATTGAATATGGGACACCAATGAGGTCGAGGTCGAGGCCGGTTGTAATTACAGAGTCTGATTTGGGACCTTCAGCCTCAGTGGTTGCCGCTCAAATAGCAAAAGAGAAGGCTTTGACAGGGAAAGATGCAGAGAGTACTGTGATAAGCGTTGGCGAACGAAGCGTTGAGGGTCTCCGTTCTAAGCTAGAGAGGTGGCAAGCGAATTTACCGGTCGTTTTAGACGTTGGTTCAAGTTATCAACCAAGTTCTGACTACAAAACAAGCTCTAACTTCAAACCTAAATCAAGTTACAAGCCCAATGAAACTGTCCCACGAAATCAACAGATGATTGTAGCTCCTCTTCCAAAGCAGGGTGGGAGGAACAAGAAAGGAGGAGATAATGGattgttttcatgttttggtAACATTTGTGGCATCGAGTGTTCTATTGTTTGTGGTGGGTCTAGTGGACAAAAAGcatccaagaagaagaagaaaaagaagtgaaaattttcaaaaccttATTTCTTTCTGTTATCGATGACTATATATTCTCATTATGTTTCTATTTCTCAAGCTTGTCGGTTTTGCTACTCAATAATCAAAATCATAATAGTAAGACAGGGACAACGGTATATTatctcattattatttttatagtaaAGAAGAAACTTTGTTTAAGCCATTCTCatttcaaaaatatcaaaatgctTATGTCAAGCATTTTTCTGTTGGATTTGTGGTTAAGAAAAAGAAACGATGAATTGCCTtcagaagaaaaagagagaaataagaTTTCAGAAacctattattatttttgatagaATCTAATTAGACCTCACGCCTTTCCAACTGTGTTGCTTGAAAAGTTTTGGCAAATCTAACGCTTCTTTGGTGACAGTCAAAGTGTGTTTCTTTCAGTGTTCTGAttaagagtttttatttttggagCTGCTTACATGATAGGCTTTGTTTTTTAACAATAAGCCAAACATAACCCCATATGCACGAGATAGTTTCAGATCGTGATGCGAAATTTTCGCTGATTGATCTACATGATGTATTGTCCTTGTTCACATGGTGTATCAAGAGAGAAGAATGACATAGAAAAACTTGATAGAATATGTTCAGGTCACCTTTTGTGTAAATTTATCTTAAAACAAAAGTTGTAAGTTCTTGAAAGCCatttaagtatatttttattttagactTAGAAGACTATTCTTACAGTAGACAATTTTTAGCGAGAAACATAGTTGATAATCATCAACATCATCTAGACTCAGATTTGCAATAGATCAAACGAGAAATCTAAAGAAGATtcagttaaaacaaaataatctaacGAAGAGAACAAAGGAAGCAAAAACCGCATACGAAAACTTAGGATAAGGTAGCTGAATTAAAAGAGAAGTTTTAAGACAGACATCACAACTGCATTTGTAGTACATAAACAGAAacatgattgatttttttttttttttgacgaaacAGAAACATCATTGATTACAAGCAGGAAATagagaaaataaacatttttcataatacagtcactacaagaaaacagcggtatactgaggaaaaaaatcgtcggtatgtcgtcggaataacgctattccgacgacataccgacgaaaaaaatcctcggaaataactcttcggaaattcatctttcctcggaaatccctcggaaatttccgacggaattccgaggaaatgaatttccacgaaatattccgaggaattttttcgtcggaaattcctcggaatattccgaggaattttttcgtcggaaattcctctgaatattccgaggaagatgtcgtcggaatattccgaggaagatgtcgtcggaatattccgagggatacacttcctcggaatatttccaaaattaaaaaaaaaaattataaatttatttttttaaattgaaattcgaaaatataaaattaaaattgaaatagaaaacatatttaaaatacaaaaaataataaaatagtttttataaataaaaaaatgttttataaatacaaaattagttttaataaataaaatatttttataaatatgaaatcatctttttataaatacaaaatagtttttataaatacaaaaaataataaaatagtgtttataaataaaaaaatgttttataaatacaaaattagttttaataaatataaatatttttataaatatgaaatcatctttttataaatacaaaaaataataaaatagtgtttataaatcaaaaaaatgttttataaatacaaaattagttttaataaatataaatattttttatagatatgaaatcatctttttataaatacaaaatagtttttataaatacaaaaaataataaaatagtgtttataaatcaaaaaatgttttataaatacaaaattaattttaaaatatgaaatcatcttttataaatccaaaaatcgaatttatatacaaagaacgttttgtatatttaaaaatagtttttataaatacaaaaataaaaaaaatagtgtttataaataaaaaaaatgttttataaatacaaaattagttttaataaatataaatatttttataaatatgaaatcatcttttataaatccaaaaatcgaatttatatacaaaaacgttttgtaaaatcgaatttatatagaaaaaacttttgtaaatacaaaaataataaacaatttataaaacaagttctaaatcaattcaacacaaccaaatcacaattctaaacctattacacaacaaatcacaatcctacccaatcaccctaacaaaaatctatcaaaaaacttctaaaatcatcaaatctacttaaaaacctaacaaataggacctaagagagtgggatagggtccttacatgatttgtaagggaatggaaaggattcgccggagagatcgtcgcgagagaaggtggagaacgccggaaggagagagagatcgccggagaggaagaagagagaaatggggaagaagatgcagttcgagtttataaaaccttcggtctgacggatattttccgtcggaattccctcagtattttcaatttcaattttcgcgaaatatttggcggcttgtttgcccggttaaatgaaaatattccgaggaaattccgacggccacttaaatatccgtcggaatttcctcagaatattttcattaattcgaggaaaaagaatatcctgtgcatatatttctattaatttatattgttcctcggaatttcctcggaatattccgaggaaataccgaggaactagtgtttggggtttcaaaacatcaattttttttgccgtatttcatttcttatacaattgtaatgcataccattgaggattctttgtatagatgagcataaaccatgaaataacaaatttcaaaacgaattgtaagtattccatttaccgttcattaaagtgtataagtgtttctcttatgttgtggggatttcgttcatacaatcggaaaagtgtttattatagggtaaggaacaaatttttgacttcataatgaacgtaagacacttaataagggttatataggtgttattcaaaccgcaaaacgttgttttcggtttaaaaaccctatttcctcggaatttcctcggaatttccgagggaattccgaggaggaaacccttttcttcctcggaattccgtcggaatattccgaggaaattccgaggaactagtgtttgggtttcaaaacgtcaatttttttttaaaacggatc
Proteins encoded:
- the LOC106410093 gene encoding uncharacterized protein LOC106410093 produces the protein MSFLAPCQILEMNIISAQELAPVARCMKTYAVAWIDPERKLTTRVDNTGGTSPTWNDKFVFRLDEEALYDGTSIVVIEIYALHWFKDIHVGTVQTLISDLVNPSSGMRFVTLEVLRASGRPHGLLNIAVGLIDNSGQSMPLLFEEDLMFHKTNITSKPVGLRRSKSDTSSMVESPRKKVTQQQTTRVSSTTNSGFEKDEFSSDSQMVVYEPAQRKTPNTMSRQTKHIVHGTPMRPRNTNAYTPKRNSIEYGTPMRSRSRPVVITESDLGPSASVVAAQIAKEKALTGKDAESTVISVGERSVEGLRSKLERWQANLPVVLDVGSSYQPSSDYKTSSNFKPKSSYKPNETVPRNQQMIVAPLPKQGGRNKKGGDNGLFSCFGNICGIECSIVCGGSSGQKASKKKKKKK